A single genomic interval of Lathyrus oleraceus cultivar Zhongwan6 chromosome 7, CAAS_Psat_ZW6_1.0, whole genome shotgun sequence harbors:
- the LOC127105151 gene encoding succinate dehydrogenase assembly factor 1, mitochondrial isoform X2, producing MGGTRGQKLSGMQKQVLSLYRGFLRAARSKSVEKCCKIESVVCLEFCRNSKEVDRKNFQYIEYLLRRGHKQLDQLRNSGTTGLSSLQLDFSK from the coding sequence ATGGGAGGAACCAGAGGGCAAAAGCTTTCTGGAATGCAAAAGCAAGTACTTAGTTTATATAGAGGATTTCTACGTGCAGCACGTTCCAAATCTGTGGAGAAATGCTGCAAGATAGAATCTGTAGTATGTCTAGAGTTTTGTCGCAATTCCAAGGAAGTGGATCGGAAGAATTTTCAATACATTGAATATTTACTTCGCCGAGGTCATAAACAGCTTGATCAACTTCGGAACTCTGGTACCACTGGCTTATCTTCTTTGCAACTTGATTTTTCAAAGTGA
- the LOC127105151 gene encoding succinate dehydrogenase assembly factor 1, mitochondrial isoform X1, with the protein MKCILSQRKGKEMGGTRGQKLSGMQKQVLSLYRGFLRAARSKSVEKCCKIESVVCLEFCRNSKEVDRKNFQYIEYLLRRGHKQLDQLRNSGTTGLSSLQLDFSK; encoded by the coding sequence ATGAAGTGTATCTTGTCGCAGAGAAAAGGAAAGGAAATGGGAGGAACCAGAGGGCAAAAGCTTTCTGGAATGCAAAAGCAAGTACTTAGTTTATATAGAGGATTTCTACGTGCAGCACGTTCCAAATCTGTGGAGAAATGCTGCAAGATAGAATCTGTAGTATGTCTAGAGTTTTGTCGCAATTCCAAGGAAGTGGATCGGAAGAATTTTCAATACATTGAATATTTACTTCGCCGAGGTCATAAACAGCTTGATCAACTTCGGAACTCTGGTACCACTGGCTTATCTTCTTTGCAACTTGATTTTTCAAAGTGA